The following is a genomic window from Mauremys mutica isolate MM-2020 ecotype Southern chromosome 4, ASM2049712v1, whole genome shotgun sequence.
CTCCGAGGCGGCCGGGGGTCCCCAAGCCGAGCCCCGCATAGACTGAACGCGCCCCAGGGGGGTGGCACAAGCAGCCCCCGGCGGGAACTCGGCTGGCGCAGCtgggctcccccagggctgcaggCCCGGGCCATTCCCTTGCCCGGCTGGCGTTTCAGAGGAGACTGGCTAGTGCCGTACCCGGCCTGGCCTGCCCCTTCGTGCCCCGCCTTagccccctctgccctgccagcggcggcggggggtggggcctGCACGTGCGCCCAGGTCGCCAGCGgggggcccagcccagcccagccctaggAGAGCTCGCCGCGTGCCTGGTTtgcagcaccccggggtgctccCAAGGCAGAGCCAGCCTGGCCTCCAGCCCCGCCACTGCACCGGCCTTAGCGCCCAGCTCGCGGGCTGCAGGGAGATGAAGGCcgtggcccagcccagccccctggcaGGGAAgacggggcagggcctggctgccccaTCAATCTGTCCGCGTGTGCACGGGGCACCAAGCGGGCTCGGCCCGCGCTCTCGCTCCTCCAGCGGAACCGTCCTCTGGACTCGCCCAGCGCGGACACACGGAGCCAGGGCAGCTCCGGGTGCAGGAGAAGGGGCAGCCGGTCCGAGGGCTGCAATCCTAGGGAGTGAAGTCAGCCTCCCCCCCCGGGCCCATATGCTATCAGCCCCCTCCTGAGCTCCCCGGGCAGGGCGAAGGCCCCGCGGGTCTAGGAGCCAAGCCCCGGGCAGCAGACGGACGGGCAGGAAAATCCGGATCCGATCCAAGCCGTTTGAACGAAAGGGGAGCCCCTGCAGCGCTGTCTCCCGACTTTCCCGGGAGCGCTGCCTCCGCCGGGCTTTGGTTTAGTCCGAATTAAGCGAAAGTACAAACCGCCCCATCTCCCTGTCCGCCGTGAAACCCGACAGTTGTGCCTGTAACACCACCAGGCCCCGTGCAACAGAGCCCGGCCGTGCTACGCTCTTTGCAAGGCCGAGCCGCCAGCAGTAACTGCGGTGGGCTGGGGCCCGTGGCTGGTAGGCTGGGGGGGTACCGAGGCCCGGTGCACCCCGGCTTCTAACAGCTGCTTccctggaagggagagggggcgTCTCTGCTCCAGCCGCAGCGCTGCTGCGGATTTTGTAAGCGCAGCGCTGAAAAGCGGCCTGGCTGTGGCATAAATCCTCTAAGTGCAACTGGGAACCGGCCGGGACAGGCctagagggggggggggttgttgtgtAAAGCGCCAGGGGCTGGTGTCAGTTGCGCCGCGCGGATTTCACGGGAGTTACCGCACATTAAGGCAGGTGTCTCTGAAATCAGCCTTACGCCCCCAAATCAATAAAAATGCATCGTCATCTACCGATGAGCAAATGGGATGGTCCTCCCAGCTATCTCCTCCAGCACAGCTCCGTGTTCACACGCAACCCCCTGGCCAGGACTCACGTTCTGCTTAAAGGCTCCGATCTCCCTAGAGAGGCACAGGGTCGACTCCCGCGCATACATacatgcgtgtgtgtgcgtgtgtcatTTTCTGTCCGCTCTGACTTTTCCTTCGCCCAACTCTGCCTCCTTCCAAACTGATCCGCGCAATCCCTGTTTTGCTGGATCCACAAACCTGCTGGGCCTGGCTGTCAAATCAGCCGCTGCAGCGCTTCCAGTCCCTTGGAGCATATTCCAATGAACCGCTGTTGGGTCCGAACGGGGAGTAGTGGAATGGGGCACTTTTTGAAGGGAAATAAGGAAGTGCTGACCCGTTTCTTTGGCAGAGTTAGGTAGCCCTGCAGCTGCTGACTAGCTGGCCAAAACAGGGAGCGAGAAGCTGGGTGAGGATAGCTCCTCTAGCTATTAATTTgctgtttgttttcctttatgTCCCCCCGCTAAGTTTTACTTTGCCAAGGTGGCTGGGATGTTTCCATAAAAGACCATGGAATAATTATTGCTGATTATAATCATCATCGTTCTGGTTCTACGCTATCCTCTAATGAGACAGCGCTGAACAACAATATTCTGGATGAAAAATGGAACCGTGGCCCTTGTAGCTCTTCCGTTTCAGCCTTGCTCGGTACTTTTCTCTCGCTGAAAGGTCAATATGTTAACAGCCTGGTCTGCGAGGAAGAGAAGACGGCAGTAATTCCAAGGGTTTTCTCCTCGGCCTGAATTTCACCGGGCCAGAGCCGGCTGGCAACGAACCCCTGGGAAAGGCGTCGGATTGATAATTGGCTGTGTGCAACTAGGAGCTTGCACCAAGCGTAGGGCTGGTGCGCAAAGCTCTCTGGTTGGGTTGAGAAGCAAGAAACGCCGTAGTTTTTCCAATCTCTGTGCCATTTCAATGTGATCTGAGTCTCCCCTGCAATTTACAGGACCAGGGCACCATGGAGGGTTGTAGTGGTTTGTACTGAGGTGCAAAAAAAACACCCTAAACCACCCCCCCACACTAGCTTTGTAATGTAGCTTGCTAAATCTAAGGGCGACGTTCTGCACTGCGATGTCAAACCGGAGTATAACTCTATCTGGCTGGGCATTGACACCGGTGTGCACACCacgagcagaatctggccctaaatcagCGGGCCGGAGGGCGCTGTGTCAGAAATGGAAGTGAGTTTGTCCTTCCTGGGCTGGTTTGCAGGAGAGGTTTCCGCGGTGCGCTTTGAAGCGCTGCCTGGGTCATTGGGAGCTGTCTTTAGGCAGCCTGTTTGTTTTTTGGAGTGAATGTGAAGAATGCGGAGAGATCCCTCCTGAAAAGACCTTCCTGCAGAGGGTGACATTTCTCCATGGCCCAAGACCTGGAGAGTAAACACTGCAGTGACTTAAATAAACACATACTTAATGATCCAAAACACTAACAGGGGAGATTGGGATCATTAGCGCTAAGCCCCCAAGTGAACAGGGGAAGGGCTAGAGAGCCAGAGGAAAATGGGGATTCAGAGTCCCAGGCCCAGGAAAGCAGCGCTGTCCCCTCAGCAGACCGAGGAGCAATGCCACTCACTGTTGCCACTCACTGACTGAAACGCAGCAGCCCGGTTTCTGCCTGGCATTGCTCCTGTTCCAAGCAGTGCCCGATCCTGGCTTCCTCACTCAGGCCAAACTGCTCTATCAGGGGCCCGCATCTCGGGCAAAACTCTCATCGGTTTGAGTAGGAGGGCTACGAACTGCAGGCTCGGGCCCTCCGTGGATAAACTCAGCACGCTTTAGCTCAAAGTCAGACAAATTCGCCAGCGATGGAAAGCTGAGCTTTTGAAGGCTACGCCTTTCACTGGGAGAAACTCCCTGTCCTCGGCGAGCAGCACAAGGGAGCCTCGCATGTTGGTTTTTAATTAATAGTTCATTTAAGCCTGCTAATGTTTAAGCAGAATTCAGAAGCTACAAGAGGTTTATCCTGTAATACTACCCCAAATTTACTGCTATTAATAATTCTGTCCTCTATCTGGCAGCAAGTTTGCATTCCAATATAAGCTACTAACGTAAGGggttatttttattgttgttttccttttcttacGATTAAATGCAGTGTGGTCCTTTCATCATGCTCTTGTCAGCAAGACTGTTAACCCTGACGGATCGAGATAACGATGAACGTGTCTGAAAACAGCTAGTGGATAAACAATGCttctaaaaaataaatattgaacaaaacattaaaaaagcaGTTATTCAGAGTGGGACCAACCTCGTGCTTTGAGATAGCCCCGTTGCCTTGATTTTATGCCTAAAATAACCCTCAGCAAAGGAAATAGTTAAGccatttgaaatgaaaacagaACTAGCCTGGAATAAGAAGACCGAACTAACTTTTTCAAATAAAATCATACTCTTTAtattctattaattattattatttaatttaggCTTGTTTAGGTACAATAGAAAAGAAAGCTGAAAGCACATGCTAATTTTGGTAACAAATacttcaacttccagctctgCCTCCTTTTGCAAGACAAACTCTGGCGTGGGGGCAAGGGCCAGGAAAGTTGTCAGGGTATAATAAGAAATATTGTTCAGAGGAAgccgtatttatttattttttatttttagtttaagtCACATTGATGCATTTCGAAAGttcaccacaaaaaaaaaatacgAAGAATGTTTGCTCTATTAATGGTCATTGAAGTTCCTCTAGCTAATTGCCTCGTATATCTGCTTTAAGACATAGGCACTGGTTTTTATTCTAATACTGCATCTTTTAAAATTTAATCTACACCGAAATCTTTTGTTAACACGAAATGTGAAAAATGTAAACTTaacttcccctcccacctccctctcaAATAAAAGGCCTTGTAGATTATCCGCCCTCTGAGTTCTTAAGAATTCAAATAAGAATAAATTTCCCCGACTATAGAAAGACTCTTCatcaatctcttttttttttctctctgtacGTGACAGATCAGATCTTCGTCACTTTGTTTCGAATTGAATCGAATCCGGTTATTTTGTAATTCCTGCtggtaaaaaaattaattgaattcGAAGGAACATCGTAAGAGAAAAATCACAGGGAACCGCCGTTTTCTGCATTTGGCTGCTTGGAGAAAAAGAATGGGAAAGCGGTGAGCCCGTTAgataggagaggagaggagacttcTTGGGAGCGATTTAAAAGAGAGTTTAAAGTCGTGTTAAGAATCACCAGATAAGATGTAAAATCGTGTCCTGTCCTCTATTTACAATCGAGTGTCTTATCGCCGCGGTAAACCTCCGTTTCCATTGCTTTGGCGGCTGCTTGCTCCGGTTTTAGGAGCCGAGGTCTACCAAGCTGGAGGTGAGGGGTCCTAGCAGGGAGTCCTGAAGGCTATGGCTGGTCTGAGAGGCAGTTAAGCCCGTCAGGGAATAGTTGGAGCTCCTGGCATGGCTGAGGTTTCCCTGTAATAGAAGGACTGAGTTCTGATCTGGACTTTGTGGGGGGGAGAATTCTTCTTCGGAGCTGGACATAAGCGGTTTGCCCCCATCCAGGGGAGAGAGCTGGTTGGGTTTGTTGGTGGACGTGTTGTTGTTTTCAGTGTTCTCCCTAAGAAAAAGAGAATGCAGCCTGTTTGTTACAAAGCAGGGCCATCCCTACTCGCCGGCTTAAAGCGAGACTCCATTGGTATTCTGCTCAAAAGGGGCATGAGGAAAATCAGTGGATGTGCCGTTTCTTTCGGCGTTCAATGCCTCGCGGGAAACGAACAATTCATCATCCATGTACCAGTGCAGCGCGCTCCCCAAACTACCGAGAAACTACTACCAAACCCCCTCTGTCCAACCAACGTGCCTCATGGTGCGGGCCTTACCTCGCAACAAACAGCTGTTTTGAACAAAACATGGTTACAAATGAACAAATCAAACCCTGCCCCGACCTTCGAAAACACCAAGAGCAGCGTTTGCCAGTTAAATCCCGGATTCACCGCGGGAGCTGCCGTGCTGGGCCTAttcagccagcccgtgtcaccgATGTGCGTGTTCACTTAGGTGAGGACAAGGggcttttgaaaattaaaaacgGCTCTTTGCGTGGCTGGTCAAATATTTAGGAAGCCTTCAAAACCCGCTGGTGCTAAGGAGGAGCTGGGATTggaccaggcaggcaggcagcagattAGTGCGGGAGCAGGACACGCACCCGTCTCCTTCTCGCTAGAAGGGAGGGAGCCAGAGGCCTGGTTTCATGACACGCTCCTTGCTGGGACTGAAATCCGGCTCGAAGTGCAGGCGTGGTTCCGAGCCGATTCACACCGGGCTCGGTGAACCCTCTTCCCTCCCAAGGAGCTTCTGTTACCCCCGACCTCCCCCGGATCTCTGTGTGCGGTTGAAAGTGTCTCAGCTCTGACTCACTCCTGCTTAATTTCATCAGCTCTCGGCTGCAACCACTGGGATTTCTCGTTCTCTTCCGGACCGCGGGCTGCACAGCCACAGGGCAGCTCTGCCAGAGGGGAGTGCAACTCCCAGGCCCGAGAGACGAGCGGGGTGAATAAAAGGCAGAGAATCAAACGCTCTCTCCTTAATGCCTCGCTCCTATTTATTTACCTCCCTGGCTGTTCCGCCCGCCACAAACGTCCCCGAGTCCCATCCCGCCGCTCAGGGATGAAACAAAAGGCGATAGTGACAAAGCCGTCTCCAGAAGTCAGCTAGAAGCGTATTTAACCCTTGGCGTTAggcaggtggggatggggagcagcCGAATAGGTCCGGATGCGAGGAGGACGAGCGATGATTTTTCAGAGGGCGTCTCGTCGCCTTCTAAAAATCGCGTCCCAGCCTCCTGCGCGAAAAATACCGAACCCGTTTTTCTCCTGCCTGTAATGTTAAGGGGAAATGAAACCCAGGTTTTGCTTTTAAAACGTGACTCCAAGGGAGTGACCTGGCTGGTTAGCGCGCAGCCAAGGCGATTTTATTCTTCCCCGAACATCGTTCTCAATGCCAGAAGCACAAGATCCCCAGCCTGGCACCATCTCCCCCTAAAGCACCGCCGGGCAGAGCCTCAGCCGGGGGGGTCACCTTTCCCTTCTGGGGAGCTCCTGGCCACCCTTTCCCATTTAGCGTGTCTCCACTCACCCTCCTGCAGTAAAAATACCCCCACCGCAGCCTGGAGCTGTGCTGGGTGCCGGGGCGGGATACATACCCCAGTGGGGACCACGATTTCGGCTATTCACCCGCGCTAAAAGCGGGCTGAAACAGACACTGACACCCCAACttccgcccccgccccagcaaaaAGCCTGCGACTAATTCTCGTTCATCAGCTAAATCCAAGTGCAGGAGCCTCCTGGCCGGCTCCCCCCCCGCGCAGATCCCAACCTGCCCTGCAAAGCGCACGGCAGGAgcgtaaaagagagagagagagagaaacgccGGGGCAAGTACCTTTCCTTCGCCTCTGCCGCTCGGTCCCGCTGCCTCCTGTTTTTAAACCAGTTGCTGACCTGGGTAGTGGTGAGGCCGGTGGCCTCGGCCAGCTCCCTCTTCTCCCGCGGCGAGGGGTAGGGGTTGTGCGCGTACCACTCCCTCAGCACGCCCCGGGACTTCTCCTTGAAGCAGTAGCTGGTCTCCTCGCCATCCCAGATGGTCCTGGGCAGGGGGAACTTTCGGCGCACCCGGTACTTGCCCACGGCGCCCAGGGGTCGGCCCCGCAGCTTCTCGGCTTCCACGTAGTGCGCCTT
Proteins encoded in this region:
- the SIX1 gene encoding homeobox protein SIX1 isoform X2; protein product: MSMLPSFGFTQEQVACVCEVLQQGGNLERLGRFLWSLPACDHLHKNESVLKAKAVVAFHRGNFRELYKILESHQFSPHNHPKLQQLWLKAHYVEAEKLRGRPLGAVGKYRVRRKFPLPRTIWDGEETSYCFKEKSRGVLREWYAHNPYPSPREKRELAEATGLTTTQVSNWFKNRRQRDRAAEAKERENTENNNTSTNKPNQLSPLDGGKPLMSSSEEEFSPPQSPDQNSVLLLQGNLSHARSSNYSLTGLTASQTSHSLQDSLLGPLTSSLVDLGS